ATACAAGCCCGACTCATTTGCATACAGGGCATAGTTACGCGCGGACGCAAACCACTCCAAGGTACTTGGGCGGTGCTGCTTTACGGCTTTCAAAAGATCCTTCGTTTGTATTGGTTGGATTGTTCCCTTTAGCATGGATTCCTGCAGCTTTTCTTCTACCGCCATGTCAATAACAGCTTTCAAGTCGGCACCTGAATAGTTGTTCGTTTCCCTTGCTATTTTATCTATATCAACTTCACCAACCGGCTTTTCTTTCAGAATACTATTTAGTATTTCAGCACGGGCTCCTTCATCTGGCGGCTCCACAAAGATGATCCGATCAAAACGGCCTGGTCTTCTAAATGCCGGATCTACACTCCAAGGCGCATTGGTTGCTGCCAAAATCAATACGCCTTCATTATCAGAAGAGACGCCATCTAACTCTGAAAGAAATTGATTGATCACATGACGCATAGCCGATTGCTTCAGATCAGCGCGGCTAGCCCCTATGGCATCTACTTCATCGAAGAATAGTACGCAAGGCTTGTTATTCCGTGCCATTTCAAAAATAGCGTGCAGGTTTTTTTCACTGTTGCCGATCCACATGTCAAGGATATCGTGTAAACCGATGGCTATGAACTTAGCATCAATTTCACCAGCCGTAGTCTTTGCAATAAAGGTTTTACCACAACCAGGAGGACCATACAACAAAATGCCTCCACCGATCTTTTTACCAAATGCTTTATATAAATCAGGGTTCTTTAACGGCTGAATGATCTTCATGCTGATCTCATCCTTCACCCGTTTCATTCCGCCCACATCCGCAAACTTCTCTTTTGGCTTTTGCATGAAATAAGAACTGTCATCTGACTCCATATCATCCGCTACTCCTACCACTGGGGTACGTAAGTAGGTATCGAT
This genomic interval from Flavisolibacter tropicus contains the following:
- a CDS encoding ATP-binding protein, whose amino-acid sequence is MRNEMIDNLLEALQHSPDNIPLRLQVAQLLLNDKAYTEAAEQFQIVLEKSYGNIKAHSGLAMCYYHLQKFSAATIIYEQIEENLTFQDQVLYVKCLIKENALEHAIEIYQGLIVMHPGFKDEEIDTYLRTPVVGVADDMESDDSSYFMQKPKEKFADVGGMKRVKDEISMKIIQPLKNPDLYKAFGKKIGGGILLYGPPGCGKTFIAKTTAGEIDAKFIAIGLHDILDMWIGNSEKNLHAIFEMARNNKPCVLFFDEVDAIGASRADLKQSAMRHVINQFLSELDGVSSDNEGVLILAATNAPWSVDPAFRRPGRFDRIIFVEPPDEGARAEILNSILKEKPVGEVDIDKIARETNNYSGADLKAVIDMAVEEKLQESMLKGTIQPIQTKDLLKAVKQHRPSTLEWFASARNYALYANESGLYDDILKHLKIKK